From Alteribacter lacisalsi, a single genomic window includes:
- a CDS encoding ABC transporter permease produces MFYVSIFFQYASQYLKTRLTYRSDLVVELFSDLLFQAVNLIFILVVFGHTTLLSGWSREEIIFIYGFFLVPYAIFSSFFNIWDFNERYIVKGEMDRVLTRPIHSLFQIIIERMELESMFGVITGVAIMFYAGSQLGLTVSWYDPFMFILMVAGGALIYAGIFIILASISFWSDSRTDIMPMMYNIGNYGRYPVDIYNQVIRYVLTWILPFAFVGVYPAAFFLGRDEWYFYAFLTPVMGLVFITIAVFAWNEGVKRYRGAGN; encoded by the coding sequence GTGTTTTACGTATCAATCTTTTTTCAGTACGCATCACAATACTTGAAAACCCGGCTCACCTACCGCTCCGATCTCGTTGTCGAATTGTTTTCGGACCTCCTGTTTCAGGCGGTGAACCTGATTTTCATCCTCGTCGTGTTCGGCCATACGACATTGTTAAGCGGATGGAGCCGGGAGGAGATCATTTTTATTTACGGCTTTTTCCTCGTGCCGTACGCGATTTTCAGTTCGTTTTTTAACATCTGGGATTTCAACGAGCGCTACATCGTGAAAGGGGAGATGGACCGGGTGCTTACCCGCCCGATCCACAGCCTGTTTCAGATTATTATCGAGCGGATGGAGCTCGAGTCCATGTTCGGCGTGATCACAGGTGTGGCGATCATGTTTTACGCCGGCTCGCAGCTCGGGCTCACCGTCAGCTGGTACGACCCGTTCATGTTCATTCTGATGGTGGCGGGCGGAGCGCTTATTTACGCCGGGATCTTCATCATCCTTGCGAGCATCAGCTTCTGGTCCGACTCCCGCACCGACATCATGCCGATGATGTACAACATCGGCAACTACGGCCGCTACCCGGTGGACATCTACAACCAGGTGATCCGCTACGTGCTCACGTGGATACTGCCGTTCGCCTTTGTCGGCGTATATCCGGCAGCGTTTTTCCTCGGCCGCGACGAATGGTACTTTTACGCGTTTCTGACTCCCGTTATGGGGCTCGTGTTCATCACGATCGCCGTATTCGCGTGGAACGAAGGCGTCAAACGGTACCGGGGAGCGGGGAACTAG
- a CDS encoding glycosyltransferase family 4 protein — protein sequence MQKKILLCATVDYHFKAFHLPYMKWFKEQGWEVHVAASGELKLPYTDVKYNLPIKRSPFRLENLAALRELRAIVDREQFAIVHSHTPIGGVIGRLAAGRARKNGTKVFYTAHGFHFCKGAPAANWLCYYPVEKLLASLTDCLITINEEDYERAKHHRLSAGTIAHVHGVGVDTEKFRPADDCDRHNTREKLGYSDENVLLFYAAEFNKNKNQQFLIHTLSTLKDELPGARLLLAGEGSLEEECRQLAKRLDVADRIDFLGFRKDIARLLPACDIAVGSSYREGLPVNIMEAMACGLPVVATENRGHCELVVQGVNGWTIAPGDGHTFAEKIKLLAEKEQLRRTFGDLSRARMTSRYSMNLILGEKKKLYGKYMNEMEEAVWAIQ from the coding sequence ATGCAGAAGAAAATTCTTCTTTGCGCAACGGTCGACTATCACTTTAAAGCTTTTCACCTTCCTTACATGAAATGGTTTAAGGAGCAGGGATGGGAGGTTCACGTTGCGGCATCGGGCGAACTGAAGCTTCCCTACACCGATGTGAAATACAATCTCCCGATTAAGCGCTCTCCGTTCCGGCTGGAAAATCTTGCAGCACTTCGGGAGCTTCGGGCGATCGTGGACCGGGAGCAGTTCGCCATCGTGCACAGTCACACGCCGATTGGCGGGGTGATCGGCAGACTTGCAGCAGGCCGCGCCAGAAAAAACGGCACAAAAGTATTTTACACCGCTCACGGCTTTCACTTCTGCAAAGGGGCACCGGCTGCGAACTGGCTCTGCTACTACCCGGTGGAAAAACTGCTGGCCTCTCTCACCGACTGCCTGATCACGATCAATGAGGAAGATTACGAGCGGGCCAAACATCACCGGCTGTCAGCAGGCACGATCGCCCACGTGCACGGAGTGGGCGTGGACACGGAAAAGTTCAGGCCTGCCGATGACTGCGACCGGCACAACACACGGGAAAAGCTGGGTTATTCAGACGAGAATGTGCTGCTTTTTTACGCAGCGGAATTTAATAAAAACAAGAATCAGCAGTTTCTTATTCATACGCTATCCACACTCAAAGACGAGCTCCCCGGAGCTCGTCTTCTGCTTGCAGGAGAAGGATCGCTCGAGGAGGAGTGCAGACAGCTTGCCAAAAGGCTTGATGTAGCAGACCGGATCGACTTTTTAGGCTTCCGAAAAGACATCGCACGGCTTTTACCGGCCTGTGATATTGCCGTCGGCTCCAGCTATCGCGAAGGGCTGCCGGTCAATATTATGGAAGCGATGGCGTGCGGGCTGCCGGTTGTAGCCACCGAAAACCGGGGTCACTGCGAGCTCGTAGTCCAGGGCGTGAACGGCTGGACCATCGCCCCAGGTGACGGCCACACGTTTGCCGAAAAAATAAAGCTTCTGGCCGAGAAGGAACAGCTCCGCCGCACATTCGGCGATCTGTCCCGCGCCCGGATGACGAGCCGGTACTCCATGAACCTGATCCTGGGCGAAAAAAAGAAACTCTACGGAAAGTACATGAATGAAATGGAGGAGGCTGTGTGGGCAATCCAGTGA
- a CDS encoding EpsG family protein, with product MAILYANLAIVFSLSFLSRYSAQTGLDQSLIQPVEIRPNRYFAFFAMLTLVIVSGLRINIGDTYYYRHAFETNVFTLDYALSQKDFGFAILQYVLQQITTDAQILIFVTALITNVLIVAVLYKYSRVFELSLYVYVTSGLFLVSMNGIRQFLAAAIIFTATKYIMDGSWKKFTIVVLIASTFHQSALILIPIYFIVRRPAWTQVTFGILLGGLILVAGYGYFSQVLFSALGDSQYGHYSEFSEGGASILRVLVYGAPLLIAFIGRERLRELFPNGDFIVNLCVLNLLFMIIASQNWIFARLTIYFGLYQLILVAWIVKLFAEKDRKLVYYLILIFYFIFFYYEHVLALNIEYRSNFF from the coding sequence ATGGCAATCCTTTACGCAAACCTGGCAATAGTATTCAGCTTGTCCTTTTTGTCGCGCTACAGCGCCCAGACTGGGCTTGATCAGTCACTCATACAGCCGGTGGAGATCCGGCCAAATCGGTATTTTGCATTTTTCGCTATGCTCACGCTCGTGATTGTGTCCGGACTCCGGATCAATATCGGAGACACCTACTATTACCGGCATGCCTTTGAAACAAATGTGTTCACACTCGATTACGCTCTTTCACAAAAGGATTTCGGTTTTGCGATCCTCCAGTATGTGCTGCAGCAGATCACAACGGATGCACAGATTCTTATTTTTGTAACAGCACTCATTACCAACGTGCTGATAGTAGCTGTATTGTACAAATACTCCCGGGTCTTTGAACTTAGCCTGTACGTGTATGTCACGAGCGGGCTGTTTCTCGTCTCCATGAACGGGATCAGGCAGTTTCTTGCCGCAGCGATTATCTTTACAGCAACGAAATACATTATGGACGGCAGCTGGAAGAAGTTTACGATCGTCGTGCTCATCGCATCAACGTTTCACCAGAGTGCACTTATTTTAATTCCTATTTATTTTATCGTTAGGCGTCCGGCCTGGACACAGGTGACCTTCGGTATTCTGCTTGGCGGCCTCATTCTGGTCGCAGGGTATGGATATTTTTCACAGGTGCTGTTCTCCGCTCTCGGCGACAGTCAGTACGGGCATTATTCGGAGTTCTCGGAAGGCGGCGCGAGCATCCTGCGGGTACTCGTTTACGGCGCACCGCTACTGATTGCTTTCATAGGGAGAGAGCGGCTGCGGGAGCTGTTCCCGAATGGTGACTTCATCGTCAATCTCTGTGTCTTAAATCTTCTGTTTATGATCATAGCTTCGCAGAACTGGATTTTTGCACGCTTGACCATCTACTTCGGTCTCTACCAGCTCATTCTTGTGGCCTGGATCGTGAAGCTGTTTGCCGAAAAGGACCGGAAGCTCGTGTATTATCTGATTCTCATATTCTATTTTATTTTCTTTTATTACGAGCACGTGCTGGCACTGAATATTGAGTATAGAAGCAACTTTTTTTAG
- a CDS encoding potassium channel family protein, whose translation MGTLFLWLVTLTAVTGIIMSLLLLIRNQPPYGRRVSIHNFLVLLLVYATVIIGFGCLYLSLHFKGIPVLVEGTGRLTGSLVHLIEDVMYFSAVTLLTVGYGDIIPQGLGRWIAMLQALIGYLLPAAFVVTTVIYNENKPNRL comes from the coding sequence ATGGGAACTCTTTTTTTATGGCTCGTCACCCTTACAGCTGTTACCGGCATCATCATGAGCCTGCTTCTTTTAATCCGCAATCAGCCGCCTTACGGAAGGCGGGTATCAATACACAACTTTCTCGTCCTCCTGCTCGTGTACGCCACAGTCATTATCGGCTTCGGCTGCCTGTACCTGAGCCTGCACTTTAAAGGCATCCCCGTACTGGTGGAAGGCACCGGACGTCTCACCGGTTCGCTTGTTCACCTCATAGAAGACGTGATGTACTTCAGCGCCGTGACGCTTCTGACCGTCGGCTACGGGGACATCATCCCCCAGGGCCTCGGCCGCTGGATCGCCATGCTTCAGGCGCTCATCGGCTACCTGCTTCCGGCCGCCTTCGTTGTGACCACCGTCATTTACAATGAAAACAAACCAAATCGTTTGTAG
- a CDS encoding CpsD/CapB family tyrosine-protein kinase, whose protein sequence is MNLLRDRKIPQLVTNPKSQIAEEFDRIRQNIEFARYEINTKTIIVTSPGYNEGKSTVISNLAMNLSHHGKSVLLIDIDIKDPSLNKIFNIKNTVGLTNVLSGQKPVEEAINQTENARLKLITTGPVPYDLDSLLQSRKMDELLKRASREYDYVLLDSPPVLEGETAKIVAGRCDGAIMVLRVKRTEDEVALEAKKILEMTNTKLFGIIMNARKRKFFKKNK, encoded by the coding sequence GTGAATCTACTAAGGGATAGAAAAATCCCGCAGCTTGTCACAAACCCGAAATCGCAGATCGCCGAGGAGTTTGACCGGATCCGGCAGAACATCGAATTTGCCAGATATGAAATCAACACCAAAACGATTATCGTTACCTCTCCCGGCTACAATGAAGGAAAATCGACTGTTATTTCCAACCTTGCTATGAATCTGTCACATCACGGAAAGTCGGTGCTGCTGATTGACATCGATATTAAGGATCCTTCTTTAAATAAAATCTTCAATATAAAAAATACCGTGGGACTCACAAACGTTCTCTCCGGGCAGAAACCAGTTGAAGAGGCGATCAATCAGACCGAAAATGCCCGGCTGAAACTCATCACAACCGGACCCGTTCCCTACGACCTGGACAGCCTCCTTCAGTCCCGTAAAATGGACGAACTGCTCAAACGTGCGTCCCGGGAGTACGATTACGTGCTGCTTGACTCACCACCCGTTCTTGAAGGGGAAACGGCCAAAATCGTCGCCGGCCGCTGTGATGGCGCCATCATGGTGCTCCGTGTGAAGCGGACGGAGGATGAAGTGGCACTCGAGGCAAAAAAGATTCTGGAAATGACCAATACGAAACTGTTCGGCATCATAATGAACGCACGGAAACGAAAATTCTTTAAAAAGAACAAATAA
- a CDS encoding glycosyltransferase family 1 protein has translation MGNPVRVLHVVVNMNRGGAETLLMNLYRNMDRKKVQFDFLTCKDGVFDREIEQMGGRIHRILYITEAGHFGFQKALHTFFAAHREYKIVHSHLDKMSGIVLKAAKESGVKIRIAHSHNTSSEGSVPVKMYKWYAGKQIGRSATHFLACSDLAGRWLFEKSGRKYRILKNGIMCKDFAYSSVKKEQVREELNLAAEDFVIGHVGRFNHQKNHTYLIDLFGDIKKTVPQAKLILAGDGELRARIEKKVTEKKLTDDVLFLGVRNDVQRLVQAMDVYLFPSLHEGLPVTLVEAQGAGLPCLVSDVITHEVDMGAGLVRFLPLHDHTRWIAAVKKLAEKPPQRMVSNQALAASGYDIRHTAEWTQGFYLTV, from the coding sequence GTGGGCAATCCAGTGAGAGTGTTACATGTTGTCGTGAATATGAACCGGGGAGGCGCCGAGACGCTCCTTATGAATCTGTACCGGAACATGGACCGCAAAAAGGTCCAGTTTGATTTTCTTACATGTAAAGACGGCGTGTTTGACCGCGAAATCGAGCAGATGGGCGGGCGGATCCACCGGATTCTCTATATTACCGAAGCGGGGCACTTCGGCTTTCAGAAGGCGCTGCACACGTTCTTCGCCGCCCACAGAGAGTACAAAATCGTTCATTCTCACTTGGACAAAATGAGCGGCATCGTGCTGAAAGCGGCAAAGGAGAGCGGGGTTAAGATCCGGATCGCCCATAGCCATAACACGAGCAGCGAAGGCAGCGTCCCGGTAAAAATGTACAAATGGTACGCAGGGAAACAGATTGGCCGATCGGCCACCCATTTTCTCGCATGCTCCGATCTGGCGGGAAGATGGCTGTTTGAGAAAAGCGGACGAAAGTACAGGATCTTAAAAAACGGGATCATGTGTAAGGACTTTGCCTACTCATCGGTCAAAAAGGAGCAGGTGAGGGAGGAACTGAACCTGGCAGCTGAGGATTTTGTGATCGGCCATGTGGGGCGGTTCAACCATCAGAAGAATCACACCTATCTGATTGATTTGTTTGGTGACATCAAAAAGACAGTTCCGCAAGCCAAACTGATTCTTGCCGGCGACGGTGAATTACGAGCGCGCATCGAAAAGAAGGTAACGGAAAAGAAGCTTACAGACGATGTCCTGTTTCTCGGCGTCAGAAACGACGTGCAGCGGCTTGTTCAGGCAATGGACGTGTATCTTTTTCCGTCTCTGCACGAAGGGCTGCCGGTCACGCTGGTGGAGGCGCAGGGTGCCGGGCTGCCGTGCCTCGTTTCAGATGTGATTACACATGAAGTGGATATGGGAGCGGGCCTGGTCCGGTTTCTGCCCCTACACGATCACACGAGGTGGATTGCGGCAGTGAAGAAGCTGGCTGAGAAGCCGCCACAGCGGATGGTATCAAACCAGGCCTTGGCTGCGAGCGGGTACGACATCCGCCATACAGCCGAATGGACACAGGGATTTTATCTCACCGTTTAA
- the galU gene encoding UTP--glucose-1-phosphate uridylyltransferase GalU: MRVKKAIIPAAGLGTRFLPATKAMPKEMLPIVDKPTIQYIVEEAVASGIEDIIIVTGKGKRAIEDHFDHSFELEQTLMKKGKTELLDEVQKSSKMVDIHYIRQKEPKGLGHAIWCARKFIGDEPFAVLLGDDIVQADKPCLRQLIEQYNHYNASILGVQTVPDEEVSRYGIVAGQAMGERICSVSHLVEKPPLSEAPSNLAILGRYILSPKIFDILGTQTPGAGGEIQLTDAIARLKIQEAVYAYDFEGTRYDVGEKMGFIKTMIDLGLQRDDLRHELLDYLAEVMEQQLVK, translated from the coding sequence ATGAGAGTAAAAAAAGCGATCATTCCGGCAGCAGGGCTTGGAACACGGTTTCTGCCGGCAACAAAGGCGATGCCAAAGGAAATGCTCCCGATTGTGGACAAACCGACGATTCAGTACATTGTGGAGGAAGCCGTCGCATCGGGCATTGAAGACATCATCATCGTAACCGGGAAAGGCAAGCGGGCGATCGAGGATCACTTCGACCATTCATTTGAGCTTGAGCAGACCCTGATGAAAAAAGGAAAGACCGAGCTTCTGGATGAAGTGCAGAAATCTTCAAAAATGGTGGACATTCACTACATCCGCCAAAAGGAGCCGAAAGGTCTCGGTCATGCGATCTGGTGCGCCAGAAAGTTTATCGGGGACGAGCCGTTCGCAGTGCTGCTGGGTGATGACATCGTCCAGGCGGACAAACCGTGCCTCAGGCAGCTGATCGAACAGTACAACCACTACAACGCATCCATACTCGGTGTACAGACGGTACCGGATGAAGAGGTTTCCCGCTACGGCATTGTCGCCGGCCAGGCTATGGGCGAGCGGATCTGCAGTGTGAGCCATCTGGTGGAAAAACCACCGTTAAGCGAGGCGCCGTCCAACCTGGCCATTCTAGGCCGCTACATTTTAAGCCCGAAAATCTTTGATATCCTCGGCACACAGACTCCAGGTGCCGGCGGGGAAATTCAGCTCACCGACGCGATTGCCCGGCTGAAAATACAGGAAGCGGTGTACGCCTACGATTTCGAAGGGACCCGCTACGACGTGGGTGAAAAGATGGGCTTTATTAAAACAATGATTGACCTGGGGCTCCAGCGTGACGACCTCCGCCATGAGCTTCTGGACTACCTGGCTGAAGTGATGGAACAGCAGCTGGTCAAATAG
- a CDS encoding glycosyltransferase family 2 protein → MNKTLTVFTPTYNRAFCLDQLYESLIRQPSREFIWLIIDDGSTDHTTDLVNSWIDEGKIEIRYFYQTNQGMHGAHNTAYELIDTELNVCIDSDDLMAEGAVEKILSFWSEKGSDRVSGIAGLDLDLKGNVIGSKLPENISRSTLFDLYHRHGVTGDKKLVYRTDLTKKYPYPLFHGERYVGLAYKYYKLDEDYELLLLNEPLCVVEYLEDGSSMNMFRQYYRNPKGFSFYRKELMKLPFVDLKFKFRQAIHYVSSSMLEKNTRFLFETPTPLLTVLAIPPGLVLYAHILTKQRTASSP, encoded by the coding sequence ATGAACAAGACACTTACGGTGTTTACCCCCACCTACAACCGGGCGTTTTGCCTCGATCAGCTTTACGAGAGTCTGATCCGGCAGCCATCGAGAGAGTTTATCTGGCTCATCATTGATGACGGCTCAACCGATCACACCACGGATCTCGTAAACTCGTGGATTGATGAAGGGAAAATTGAGATACGTTACTTCTATCAGACGAACCAGGGCATGCACGGGGCTCACAATACCGCATACGAGCTGATCGATACGGAGCTGAACGTGTGTATCGATTCAGATGATTTAATGGCAGAAGGCGCGGTCGAAAAGATTCTTTCTTTTTGGTCTGAAAAGGGCAGTGACCGTGTGAGCGGTATTGCCGGACTCGATCTGGACCTGAAGGGAAACGTGATCGGCTCGAAGCTTCCGGAAAACATAAGCCGGTCTACGTTATTTGATCTCTATCACCGGCATGGTGTAACAGGGGATAAAAAGCTGGTCTACCGCACCGACCTGACGAAAAAATACCCGTATCCCCTGTTTCACGGTGAGCGGTATGTGGGGCTTGCCTATAAGTATTATAAGCTCGATGAGGACTATGAGCTGCTGCTTCTTAACGAGCCGCTCTGTGTGGTTGAGTACCTGGAGGACGGCTCATCAATGAACATGTTCCGTCAGTATTATCGAAATCCAAAAGGTTTTTCATTTTACCGGAAGGAACTGATGAAGCTTCCCTTCGTGGATCTGAAGTTTAAATTCAGGCAGGCGATTCATTATGTATCCAGCAGCATGCTTGAAAAAAACACCCGGTTCTTATTTGAAACACCAACACCCTTGCTGACGGTGCTGGCGATCCCGCCCGGGCTCGTTTTATATGCTCACATCCTGACAAAACAGCGAACCGCCTCTTCCCCTTAG
- a CDS encoding YveK family protein: MRTNANKEIEIKQIYNLLKKRLWIIILFSALTTTGGYMYHQSIQPEPIYDSTSRIMISESSGYMNTLRVFITEPPVMQAVIDELGLSMSPQALSTRIHVDNISDSQIVMITAQAGSPEMAASIANTTAEQYQEVVASTLGFTDVEQLSAAVANPNQLPINPMSNNLIYAAAVFGIFTAIGLIFLLDSIDNRVRYRREVEKLLQVPVIGDVSKMTRRTMQKTTKEHRKADALRGETVGESTKG, translated from the coding sequence TTGCGTACGAATGCAAACAAGGAGATTGAGATCAAGCAGATCTATAATCTCCTGAAAAAACGTCTCTGGATTATTATTTTATTTTCAGCGCTGACGACCACCGGCGGATACATGTACCACCAGTCGATTCAGCCGGAACCGATTTACGATTCCACCTCAAGGATAATGATCAGTGAAAGCTCGGGCTATATGAATACACTCCGCGTGTTTATTACCGAACCGCCGGTCATGCAGGCCGTCATTGATGAACTCGGTCTTTCCATGAGCCCCCAGGCGCTCAGCACCAGGATTCATGTGGATAATATCAGTGATTCACAAATTGTCATGATCACAGCACAGGCCGGCAGCCCTGAAATGGCAGCCAGCATTGCAAATACAACGGCAGAACAGTATCAGGAAGTGGTCGCCTCCACCCTCGGGTTCACCGATGTGGAACAGCTCTCCGCCGCTGTGGCCAATCCGAATCAGCTGCCGATTAACCCGATGAGCAATAATCTTATCTACGCTGCCGCTGTATTCGGTATTTTTACCGCAATCGGCTTAATCTTCCTGCTCGACAGCATCGACAACCGGGTACGATACCGCCGGGAAGTGGAAAAGCTGCTTCAGGTTCCGGTAATCGGCGACGTTTCCAAAATGACGAGACGGACGATGCAGAAGACGACGAAAGAACATCGAAAAGCAGACGCATTGAGAGGTGAAACTGTTGGTGAATCTACTAAGGGATAG
- a CDS encoding polysaccharide biosynthesis protein, whose protein sequence is MAYRSRVSLLVVIDTILIAAAIIAGSLLVSMSFSFFNVLFLVTGVMLISCHFLFSYRYNLYKKAWEYASTGELMIILKTVSLSVLATAAAQFLLVQTVQFRLLVVVWLLQLFAIGGTRFTWRMFRDHYLAPVQPHQKRTLIVGAGSAGTMIARQLVKNRQSDMMPVAFVDDNERLHHLDILGVPVIGGTEDITAAVKDFNIDNIVIAIPSLKKHELNPIFKECGKTSAKTQILPLIEDLVSGKVSINQFREVKVEDLLGREQVELDIEGISKQLSGRVVLVTGAGGSIGSEICRQITRFKPQKLVLLGHGENSIYSIEMELKAKFRHHNIQYVTEIADIQDEEKMQQIMNFHKPCVVYHAAAHKHVPLMERNPEEAVKNNMIGTRNVALAASNHGVTTFVMISSDKAVNPTSVMGSSKRLAEMIVQAMDQRSRTSFITVRFGNVLGSRGSVIPLFKHQIQNGGPVTVTHPDMVRYFMTIPEASRLVLQAGSLARGGETFVLDMGEPVKIVDLAKNLIKLSGYSEEEVGITYTGMRPGEKLFEELLNDHEVHDEQIYPKIYIGKTADVLISEIETLMANYDTYSKQELREELLYLANLKPQPGKQEVPAEKREEMVPMEV, encoded by the coding sequence GTGGCTTACAGAAGCAGAGTATCGCTGCTCGTTGTGATCGACACCATACTGATTGCAGCTGCCATTATTGCCGGCAGTCTGCTCGTGAGTATGTCGTTTTCATTTTTTAACGTTTTATTTCTCGTAACCGGTGTGATGCTCATCAGCTGTCATTTTTTATTTTCCTACAGGTACAATCTCTACAAAAAAGCATGGGAATACGCCAGTACAGGGGAACTGATGATCATTTTAAAAACCGTTTCCCTGTCAGTGCTCGCGACCGCCGCTGCCCAGTTTCTCCTCGTGCAGACGGTGCAGTTCAGACTGCTCGTGGTCGTCTGGCTGCTTCAGCTTTTCGCGATCGGAGGCACCCGCTTCACCTGGAGGATGTTCCGTGACCATTATCTGGCGCCCGTTCAGCCGCATCAGAAGCGCACGCTCATCGTGGGCGCAGGATCTGCAGGCACGATGATTGCCAGACAGCTCGTGAAAAACCGTCAGAGTGACATGATGCCGGTTGCTTTTGTGGACGACAACGAACGGCTTCATCATCTCGATATTCTAGGCGTTCCGGTCATCGGCGGCACCGAAGACATCACCGCTGCCGTAAAGGACTTTAATATCGACAACATCGTCATCGCGATCCCGTCACTGAAAAAGCACGAGCTGAATCCGATATTCAAGGAATGCGGGAAAACCTCGGCAAAAACGCAGATCCTGCCGCTTATTGAGGATCTGGTTTCCGGAAAAGTCTCCATTAACCAGTTCCGGGAAGTGAAGGTTGAGGACCTCCTCGGCAGAGAGCAGGTGGAGCTCGACATTGAAGGGATCTCCAAGCAGCTCTCAGGGCGTGTCGTTCTCGTTACAGGGGCAGGGGGATCGATCGGGTCGGAAATCTGCCGGCAGATCACCCGCTTCAAGCCGCAGAAACTCGTTCTTCTCGGTCACGGGGAGAACAGCATTTATTCGATTGAAATGGAGCTAAAGGCCAAGTTCAGGCACCACAACATCCAATACGTAACGGAAATTGCCGACATTCAGGATGAGGAAAAAATGCAGCAGATCATGAATTTCCATAAACCGTGTGTCGTCTATCACGCCGCGGCTCACAAGCACGTGCCGCTGATGGAGCGGAACCCGGAGGAAGCAGTCAAAAACAACATGATCGGCACGCGCAACGTCGCCCTTGCCGCCTCCAATCACGGGGTCACGACATTCGTGATGATCTCCTCGGACAAGGCAGTTAACCCCACGAGCGTGATGGGATCAAGCAAGCGTCTGGCAGAGATGATCGTTCAGGCAATGGACCAGAGAAGCCGGACGAGCTTTATCACCGTCCGCTTCGGAAACGTTCTTGGAAGCCGGGGCAGCGTCATTCCTCTTTTTAAACATCAGATCCAGAACGGCGGTCCGGTCACGGTCACCCATCCGGACATGGTCCGCTATTTCATGACGATCCCGGAAGCGTCGCGCCTCGTGCTTCAGGCCGGAAGTCTTGCCAGAGGCGGGGAAACCTTCGTCCTGGACATGGGGGAGCCGGTCAAAATCGTGGATCTGGCAAAAAACCTGATCAAACTGTCCGGATACTCAGAGGAAGAGGTCGGGATTACCTACACAGGAATGCGGCCGGGAGAAAAGCTGTTTGAGGAACTTTTGAATGACCACGAAGTGCACGACGAACAGATTTACCCGAAAATTTACATCGGAAAAACCGCAGACGTACTCATCAGCGAAATCGAAACGCTGATGGCCAACTACGACACGTACAGTAAACAGGAGCTCCGGGAAGAGCTTCTGTATCTGGCCAATTTAAAACCGCAGCCCGGCAAACAGGAAGTGCCAGCTGAAAAAAGAGAAGAAATGGTACCGATGGAAGTGTAA
- the bcp gene encoding thioredoxin-dependent thiol peroxidase, with product MTVEVGQKAPEFTLPANDGKAVNLSDYKGKYVVLYFYPKDMTPGCTTQACDFRDQKESFEELDAVILGVSPDPVERHEKFIDKHGLTFQLLADEDHKVAEEYGVWKLKKNFGKEYMGIERSTFVIDKEGNIIKEWRKVKVKGHVEEALEFIREQQ from the coding sequence ATGACAGTTGAAGTTGGACAGAAAGCACCTGAATTTACACTGCCGGCAAACGACGGCAAAGCCGTAAACCTCTCAGATTATAAAGGCAAATACGTTGTTCTCTATTTCTATCCGAAAGACATGACGCCGGGATGCACCACACAGGCGTGTGATTTCCGCGATCAGAAGGAATCTTTTGAAGAGCTCGACGCGGTGATCCTTGGCGTGAGCCCGGATCCGGTTGAGCGGCACGAAAAATTCATCGACAAGCACGGCCTCACGTTCCAGCTCCTCGCAGACGAAGATCACAAAGTCGCTGAAGAATACGGCGTCTGGAAACTGAAGAAAAACTTCGGCAAAGAGTACATGGGCATCGAACGCTCCACCTTCGTCATTGATAAAGAAGGAAACATCATCAAAGAGTGGCGCAAAGTGAAAGTGAAAGGCCACGTGGAAGAAGCACTCGAATTCATCAGAGAACAGCAGTAA